One Euphorbia lathyris chromosome 1, ddEupLath1.1, whole genome shotgun sequence DNA segment encodes these proteins:
- the LOC136202021 gene encoding uncharacterized protein, whose translation MIKRQFFRDEHGDKDDQSSNSSSSSSDSEVEVEGQAESEDHSEGVELKEIDESSSSSGYESENSSADEINADSTGCTSEDDGSESDKQNTVSLQLSGKHGASVLKEEINGVAQKDSVPHEMPDCVMKFKSVYRCRLCPRIVCLTKETMRSHLNSKRHTRSEKLLKENRLKAMLNSDGEIENQETPAEMHARIVALAQNNSSKKKNKGRQRQKNRLRNKKDVPSIEKTKESTKRPAKKRRKNET comes from the exons ATGATAAAGAGACAATTCTTTAGGGACGAACATGGGGATAAAGATGACCAGTCGTCgaattcatcttcatcttcttccgaTTCTGAGGTTGAAGTAGAGGGTCAAGCAGAATCGGAGGATCATTCTGAAGGTGTGGAGTTGAAAGAAATTGATGAATCTTCCTCCTCATCAG GATATGAGAGTGAAAATAGCTCAGCAGATGAAATCAATGCTGACTCTACTG GTTGTACCAGTGAAGATGATGGAAGTGAAAGTGACAAGCAAAACACTGTTAGCCTTCAGTTATCTGGTAAACATGGAGCTAGTGTACTTAAGGAAGAGATAAATGGTGTGGCCCAAAAGGATTCAGTACCACATGAAATGCCAGATTGTGTTATGAAGTTCAAGTCAGTATATAGGTGTCGGCTTTGCCCTCGAATAGTCTGCTTGACCAAGGAGACCATGAGGTCTCACCTCAATTCTAAG AGACACACTCGATCTGAAAAGTTACTGAAGGAAAACAGACTGAAGGCTATGCTCAACAGTGATGGGGAAATTGAGAACCAAGAAACCCCTGCAGAGATGCATGCACGAATTGTGGCTCTAGCCCAG AACAATtcatcaaaaaagaaaaataagggtCGGCAGCGGCAAAAGAACAGATTGAGAAACAAG AAAGATGTTCCAAGTATAGAGAAAACAAAGGAATCAACCAAAAGACCAGCCAAGAAGAGGCGCAAAAATGAAACTTGA